In Pongo abelii isolate AG06213 chromosome X, NHGRI_mPonAbe1-v2.0_pri, whole genome shotgun sequence, one DNA window encodes the following:
- the SLC25A5 gene encoding ADP/ATP translocase 2 (The RefSeq protein has 2 substitutions compared to this genomic sequence) has protein sequence MTDAAVSFAKDFLAGGVAAAISKTAVAPIERVKLLLQVQHASKQITADKQYKGIIDCVVRIPKEQGVLSFWRGNLANVIRHFPTQALNFAFKDKYKQIFLGGVDKRTQFWRYFAGNLASGGAAGATSLCFVYPLDFARTRLAADVGKAGAEREFRGLGDCLVKIYKSDGIKGLYQGFNVSVQGIIIYRAAYFGIYDTAKGMLPDPKNTHIVISWMIAQTVTAVAGLTSYPFDTVRRRMMMQSGRKGTDIMYTGTLDCWRKIARDEGGKAFFKGAWSNVLRGMGGAFALVLYDEIKKYT, from the exons ATGACAGATGCCGCTGTGTCCTTCGCCAAGGACTTCCTGGCAGGTGGAGTGGCCGCAGCCATCTCCAAGACGGCGGTAGCGCCCATCGAGCGGGTCAAGCTGCTGCTGCAG GTGCAGCATGCCAGCAAGCAGATCACTGCAGATAAGCAATACAAAGGCATTATAGACTGCGTGGTCCGTATTCCCAAGGAGCAGGGAGTTCTGTCCTTCTGGCGCGGTAACCTGGCCAATGTCATCAGATACTTCCCCACCCAGGCTCTTAACTTCGCCTTCAAAGATAAATACAAGCAGATCTTCCTGGGTGGTGTGGACAAGAGAACCCAGTTTTGGCGCTACTTTGCAGGGAATCTGGCATCCGGTGGTGCCGCAGGAGCCACATCCCTGTGTTTTGTGTACCCTCTTGATTTTGCCCGTACCCGTCTAGCAGCCGATGTGGGTAAAGCTGGAGCTGAAAGGGAATTCCGAGGCCTCGGTGACTGCCTGGTTAAGATCTACAAATCTGATGGGATTAAGGGCCTGTACCAAGGCTTTAACGTGTCTGTGCAGGGTATTATCATCTACCGAGCCGCCTACTTCGGTATCTATGACACTGCAAAGG GAATGCTTCCGGATCCCAAGAACACTCACATCGTCATCAGCTGGATGATCGCACAGACTGTCACTGCTGTTGCTGGGTTGACTTCCTATCCATTTGACACCGTTCGCCGCCGCATGATGATGCAGTCAGGGCGCAAAGGAA CTGACATCATGTACACAGGCACGCTTGACTGCTGGAGGAAGATTGCTCGTGATGAAGGAGGCAAAGCTTTTTTCAAGGGTGCATGGTCCAATGTTCTCAGAGGCATGGGTGGTGCTTTTGTGCTCGTCTTGTATGATGAAATCAAGAAGTACACATAA